ctattctttgccatggtcgcgaaatctcgatctagggtttagattgaggggtagaaggaagaacgaagaaaaaaggagaactcagaaacaaattacctttttccgaagcggaattcgccgataaagcgaacaacacaagttcccgaagtctaaagttggccgaatttcgtagatctgaagaagcaaattgcactgcgatcgccggaatttagagagagaatgggtttgaaataAGGAGTAAAAAGTTTAAAAGGAGCAAggcacccagtatttatagagaagagaaagggcgcatcaacttcctcaaacccacgatctccatgaCACAGTACaattcccaacacttgtcatcaatgcaaatcatcccttttcaaaaaagagagggaactttcggacttctgacagctggaaacccacccatttaattctaaatggaccgggtctggggggcatgttgtttgggctcccaattgattctcaattgggccactaagtccaaagcccaatggctctaaacaacaacatcaaacctaccaatggctattcagccatccattaaggcccaaggcccaataacaataagtgacctatgggcatttattatgcaaacactataaataggccgccaaggctcacacctcaaggtaggtccaatttatcgccttaagactactcttctagagaacttctctctagaatccgagcatcattcttacttaggcatcggaggggctttcctcggaaacacccccgaggccagtgactttgctcttgtgcaggtgaattcggactccactcattcaaacaagcaagatcttcaacacatacaaaagggccttcattcgaagcccattgtttccatctttacaacaccggaacaacatATAAGTCggtttagttatttattttaaataaaactaAGAAGTACACGGAGTACgctttttaaatttaattttaaaagtaAACGAAATAGTTTGTATGTAGTAGTCCGATTCATACATTGTAAAACATCCTATAGTACTACACTATGTAATAGGTAACACAATGTCGCAATAGTCAATACAAACATCACTTGTTAAGAACTTAAGATTGATGAATACGAGTATCACAACAACATGTACTAGAGGACATTTTTGTAGTTGTACCAATAGTAATATATATAATGGTCCATGCATGtagaaaattgtattttgaaaatacagcAGAAAACAACAAAGTGGCATATATAGATGAATAGCTAGAAATAGGAATTTCCTTAATTATTCTCAGATGCCACTAGTTTGATGTAGAAATGTCCTCGTATCTTAAGGTGTATTTCTCGAGATGAATGAAATTAGCTAGGGTGTGTAATGTGTATGCTTCATGAATCATATTCATGATACCCATTGTACGTCCACCATTGGTACAGTGTCCTTAATAGAATGGGGACCTTTTACTTCTTGGTCCCCTACACTTGCCCGGCCAACTTATAGTACAAGGTAACATCAGCTCATATATCATGGTGCTAAATATTTCAATTCAAGCtagctaaaaaaaaaaaagaatattgaATCTCTGATATATATCTAGTGATAGGAAGAACTTAATTTGAACAAGGACGTGGTTATTGGTTACAAAACAAGgacgatgataaaggtcgcaagttgtgaCAACATTTACTtatcgcaatcttacgtgttgcagtttaattggtacatataggcgccacgtaggctacacgtcatcataatatttttagtatcaatgcaatatttctactataaaaatatgtaaataaggtagtcgatatgaagatggaaacaaattagaatattaagatttttctaTCTTTTTTATAACATGAAGTATAATAGATAATATaagtaaaatattttaattttcaatttaaatcatgacacataagcatgtcatgtcatcattgtgacacaacttaaaggtcgcatgttgcgacctttatcattttcgacaAAACAATGCTAGAAGTTAATAGGTGGTGTTCTTTGATCTTGTTGATGTTAGAGGGACCATTTTCGAGAAATATTTGGTCTTATAAGCCAAAATAAATCATGCCATTAAGGGAGGATTTTGCTAATTGAAACATTTTCTTCAATTCACCCCGTAGGTAAACATAGCATATTACGTTCGTTTGTCATTTTCTTCGATTGATCCAGCAGATTAACATTTTCtttaaataaaagtgtaaagGCCAGGGAAGATAAAttctttatttatatttaaaaaataactaAATGATAAAGGTCGGAACATGCGATATTTTAAGTCGTGTCATaatcatgcttatgtgtcatgatttaaattgtaaattaaaatgtttaatttatacgaagtataacttattatacatgttacaaacaAGGTAagaaatcttaatattctaatttctttccttcttcatatcgactaccttatttacatattttcatagtaaaaatattctgatgacgcataacttatgtggcgcctatatgtaccgatTAAATTCCGACACGTAAAATTGCGATAACTAAATATCGGTGCAACGTAActtacgacctttatcatcatccATAAAATAAAGATAAACTTTTATAAAAGACGGTCTGATAGTTTCTTCCTTCTTACTTCGTATAAAATACTCCTTAATTACGGAGTATGTCTTTAAATTCCACTCATGCATGATAGATATTTTACGTAAATAGTATACCTACAACCTACTATCATGTCAATCATGATTCTTGGATGTCTTTTTCAACGTAATAAAAATATAGATTGCTCCATACtaatttactactccctccattcctaaatgatcttcctatttggtgtttggggtggaaaataagaaaatggttgtaatgattgggtgtaagagtaatgattgagtgtaagagaaaatagtaaataaatgaagaaaggTAATAAAGGAATGAAGGAGAGATAAGATATTTTGATTAAAGTAGTAAAAAATAAGTGTGGTTGGGTGGATGAATgaggaaatgtgaatgaattaaataagagaTGGTggagaaatttatggtaaaaagtaatgtccaaaaatagaaacaggaagatcaaataggaacgacatttatagaaacaggaagataaaaaaGGAATACTACGCAATAATGCATTATTACTAGATTTGtaagttatgaataatatatagAGATCGAGAAAAAGCTGGTAAGGGCATTGAGTTTTCTAAAAAATTGAAGTGCGCGATGCAGGTGGAAGTGAAAGTAACAAGAGAGAGAgaagaaacaaaaagaagaacaAAAGAAAGCGGGCTAAAGagtaaaaagaagaaaacagggCAACTCTGCTTTTGCAGGCAGATTAATGGATGTTTACGATTTTCATTATGGAGTTGCTTGTGGATCAACAAGAGACGACACCCTAAAATACAAGCACCTCCCGATAGTTTAACTTAATAAACACCACCCCAAGAGCTTGATTTAGATTCATTTTTTAGCAAAGACGTTGTATATTATGCAATTCATCAAACCCAATTGACTTGGCCGTTGTTCATCACCATAATTCTTATTCAGGTCTTGTTATAATAATATAAGGTCGTTTTAAATAATCCACTTCAAGGGTTTGTTATTGTTATGGCCCTGGCCCAAGTACTTGAGTACGTCATAGAAAGTCTATGTCAAAAGTGGCATATGTTGGATAGGACCCAAGTGATTCTTATTGGTACTGATTACATAGTACTTTGATATAAGTACTGATTAATATTGTATTGGTAATACAAATTGGTACTAATACTAGTTGAGTTATTGATACTGACATACTCTTTGTtggtaataataaaaaaaaaagttgtattGGGTGATTTATGTccaatttgaatatttgatcaCAAGCCGCTTGACATTTAGAAATTAAACCTCAAGTAGCTCATGGCCCCTCTCCCAATGACTAGCTTGACCAATTAAAAAGGTGTCATAttaagttttattaattttatatttacatGGCCTCTCTTTGATCGGTTGGCCCCCTTCCATAATAAAGTCTGGCTAAAGATGGTTGTGAGCCGAGTCCGCATACGTTGGCCTTAATAGGCTTGGTTCACGTTATTCTCACTTGTTTTGTGTTTGACCTATCGTGTCGAAAATTTCAAAAGGGAGGTCAGGCACGATCCAAGCTCACATGCCCTGATGTCGTGTTGTGTCTAAGACTAATTTCACTCAATTTAAAGTAATTTATTCCATTGTGTGATGTGCCTTacctaccaaaaaaaaaaaaaacatcccaAACACAGCTCATTTCCCACGACTTTGTGTCCATTCCGGGCAGTAATATACATAGGCTATACCCAACCGGTGCCATCTTTTAAGTGATCAGCCTCACCCCTTATCCGCTTATGACATCCCTAACTCCGTTGCTACATCAACGTATTACGTACGAAAAAGGGAAGCAAAGAATCAATTATACGGACAATTATACGAGTCTGTTATAATGAAAGATGTAACACTTTTTGTTGTTTATTGTTGTTGGAAATGGGCATCTCATATTATAATTTGTGTTCACATGTTTTACTGTATGGATTTTTGATGCAGAAAGAAATCTGTTTGATTAAAATTTGCAAAAAGATGTTATGCTTTATTGCTATCTTCATCAAATATTCTTATGGTTATGGATTTATTACGTGCCCCTATGTTTTTTGTACTTGTCTTGCTTTAGAGCTTAGTTATTTTAGAGTGACCCCCTATACTTGGAGGTATACCCTTTAACAGCTTTTAGGGTTCCTTTTTTTTCCTAAGTTGATGTTGCTACTTTTTATATCAACTAAAGGAGGAACAATAATTTACCATTTATAGTGTTGCCAATTTGTCATGTAGGAATTGTAATATAATGAGCTGAGTTGGGACCATGTTTTTCGACTTGTTTTACGGAGTAGTCGAGAGTTATACGAAGTACGTACGGAgtacttgtatagttgtataGTTGCATTCACCCGATCAAAACAGGGTGCTTATCGACTTGGGCAACTCGGGTCAAAATACTACTCGATTTGATTCAACTCTTATTCGACTTGAGACCCTTATGATTCAAGTTAACTAGATTCTAACCCTTGCTCATTTAGAGGTTTCCGTGTTAAAGCCTTGTGCATCTTGGTCTTAAATAGAGGCCCCTGAAAACACGAGGGCCTAAATTTTCAAAGCTCAATtattatttgaaaaaaatgaaagaagAGTCGCTTCTCTGAATAAACCTACAGTACTTCAAGGCTCAGCCTTTAATAAATTACTATAGATTCTTCTCTGTATTTACACTTTGTCTCTCAGTCCAAAGGAGATCTAATTTAACGAACACGAGCAGGTACTTCCAAGTTAAGTCGAGTCGAGACTCCCTTCCCTCTTTAAAATCATTTGAAGATCACTTAAAGTTTATATTCTTATGCATTAATGTTAACTAATTCGTGCCATGCTAATTCACGGGATTTctataaattagaaatctaatAAATAATACTTTCTCTACTTCAAaatagttgcaacactttgtttttgcactatttacataatctattttgtttattttgatgaTCTATACTTTAggaaaaaaatatttatgtgggatcttgttagattataTTTGTCTTAAATCTTAATCTATATTTTACGAAAATCAGTTTTGTATCTATATAATGTAAATAGTGATATATAAATAGGGAGCGGTTgtgaaattattaaatcaaggattTATACGTTTATATGATAAATACCATTGTTTAATAGTGTTAGTATATTCCTTAGATAAAAGTCAAAATATTATACAACCCGACACGAGTTTACCCAATACACAAAAGCCACCCAAGATAACACATACCTGATTTAACTcgaattcatttcaattttctcGTTATTAATAGACTCAAGTTAACCGAATTGAACTACTTTGTAGTAATTACGTAAATCCAACTCGATATATGAAAATTtattctatgttctttttatataaaataatTGGAATAATTGATTATAATAATCCAATCTTTGGGCATTTCTCTTTTATATGTTAATCCCATATAtgataatatttttaaaaatattccAACCATTCGGACCTATTCTCTTTTAATAGTCCTTCCTTTTGGACCTAttctcttatatatatatatatatatatatatatatatatatatatatatatatatatatatatattaattactCCATCACTCCACAAGCTCACCGACCAACAATTACGCCTCGATTAGTCATTGGGCCATTAAAGGAGAGGGTCCGTCAGCttgaaggaaaaagaaaaggatgaAGGAAGGAAAaaactattaaaaaaattagatgAATAACAGAGTGACACGTGTCTAGGTAATCTGCTATATCGGATGCATGGTTACCTGTTAGGACCATTAAAAAAGAATAGGTCCAAAAGAtttgattattaaaaaaaaaaagtgagattaataaaagaaaactggCCAAAGGGattattaattagaataaatattaTCGTAAATAATTTTGAGACAAAGTAATATAagtcaaaaaaatatttatttggcATGAAGTTTTAGAATAATAaagtgattttaattttatcaCGAACTCGATAGTCACTCAATTTATAGAACACGAGAATACACACTTATCTCAATCCAACTTTGAACCACAAATCCAATATGCAATTGACCCAAGTTCGATGTACGTCTGATCCGAACATGACCTAAATTTAATACTCACTTATCCATACTTGGCCCGAATCCGAGACTTAATTAGCCGATCCGGTAATGACCCAAACCCGAAGCAGACATTTGCCGAACCAAATTAAACAGATAATAAACCATTTTAAACCCCAACCAGTTCTAACTGATCCCGAGAGTGACTCAGACTGAAGTTATTCGAACTGAAACCGAGTTCAATCTGAAACAATTTATGACATGAATTCATCCGAACCGATCCGAATTGGCCCGAATAAAAAGACTGGCCCGACATTAATCGACTTTGATGTGACACCGAGCCGTTTATAACCGATCTGATACCGATTCGATGACCCAATTTAACGGCCCATTAGTAATCCATCCACCATTGTTGACCTTCATCCTTCTATGACCCAAACTACACTTTCGACTTTCGAGACATGGAGCGGACATTGGGCTGAATGGGGTCCCAAATTCCCATATAAACATTACCCAAAATGCTAAAACTCTCATAACATATGGGCTAAAAAGAgcccaataataataattagaaaaggaaacaaaaataaaaaataataatgagtaGAGATGCAAGTGCCAAGTCATCACTCTTTATAATTTTGGCGGTTAAGAGCCGTtagttttttctctctcctaatttcTCTCACCCTCATCTTACAACCACCATCAACACATATACTACCACTCCCCGTAGTCCCTAACAACCAGAATTCCCTCTGAAAAATGCCTCTCAAGGCGGCGTCAATGGCGTCTTCTCCCCTCTGTGCTTGCCGgaaccattttctctctcctagtcAACATCAGCAGTTAAACTTCTCCACCGTTGCTCAGCTCCCGCGTCTTTCTCCTTCTACTCTCCAAGTCAAAGATCGACTCAATTCCTCCTCCAAACGGCGGCGTTTTTTTTTCGCAGCGGAAGCCGTTGATTCTTCCTCTCCTTCCAAAATCTCAATCTCTTCCGCCGCCGCCGCTGACAAATCAATCGTCCCCGATGACCAAATTTCTCTCTCCAAGGTAGTATTTTCCATTTCATTTAACctaattaatttggattattGTAACTTTTGTTGTGTTGATTAAATCGTATTATACACTTGTAATGATGTAAATACGAAGTATTGGATGGTAAAATTGGAATTAGgagtaattttaattgaatgtCTTGATTGatcatttcaattttcaacaattaCCTTTCTCTTTTGATGCGATGCTAATTCAATCTAGTTGAATTTCTAATAGAGCTCGTTTGATTTGGTTATTGAGAGTGTTCAAGGAGAAATATGAAACGTTGTttaaaattggggaaaaattgGGGATAAATGGAAGTGTTTTTATTGAAAGGATAATTGAACACTGAAGTATACTTAGGAAAATTCGGGTTCGTGAAACGAAGAATATATGTGGTTATGAGAGACCTTGTGATTGTGATCTAGAGACACATTTCAATATTGATCCTTGCTGAAGTGTTATATTAATAGGGTGGGGCAATACATTTGATTGAATATCTGTTGTCAATTAAGTGTTGAATTATTGATTAGTTGATTACTGAAGGTCTACCATGCACCCATTAGGCCATTATCGAGGTTCCAGGATAATATCTACATAACTAAAACTGGATTACTTTTCACTTTTCAGATTTCATTTGGTGTCGTGGGACTTGGAAGTGGAGTCACACTACTAGCGTGAGCGCCTTGGTGGCCGTGTTTATTTAATTTCCGTCCAAGAATTATGATCTTTAGTTGTTACTTACAATGTTTCTGTTGTGCAGGTATGGTTTTGGTGCTTACTTTAATATACTACCTGGTTCAGAATGGTCAGCGATAATGTTGACTTACGGTTTCCCTGTTGCAGTTATTGGCATGGCTCTCAAGGTGAAATATCATTCCTTTTACATATTGAACAAGAATTGCAATAATTTGGACTTCCGCATCAACATGTATTGATAATTTTCCAAGAGAGTAGAAATGGTGGTTGAAATCAAGCATTGTATTGAAGTGTATTAGCATTAATAGAGTTTCAAGTTGGAATGTTTCAGTGGCCTATATCACATTATTATTTTCAGCTTAATTTCTTGGAAATCATGTGTATGCGCTTCTTTTTTTTGTCATGATGTTGGCATTCACTTCTTGCAGTATGCAGAACTTAAACCTGTGCCATGTTTGACTTATGCTGATGCTGAAATGGTGCGGGAAAAGTGTGCCACTCCAGTTCTTAAGCAGGTTTGTTTCAGCTAAGCCGAAACTAAAACCATATAGGTGTACTGTTGCTTGCAATTTATATCCACCTTGTGCTGCGACAACCAGCTTTTTCTGTAGATGTACACAGTTGCCTCTGAATGGCTAGTAATTTTTATCTTCTCTTTCCTGAATGATTTTGGATTACCAAAATTTCTAGGTGAAAGCTGATGTTACCAGATTTCGCTATGGAGATGAACAACACCTTGATGAGGCTTTGCCACGGATTTTCCAATATAATCAGGTCTTCTTTCTGCCCTATAATGACTTTGTTAATTGATAGGATTTCAGTTGCTATTAGGGAAAAGAAACATGTGGCAGCATGGGGCTCTCTCCCCCTTTTTCTGTTAAATTTCTATCTATGTCTGCAGTCTAttccttcctttcttttccaGTCATTATTGTGTGTATCATGTTGACGAAATACTATATACGACATTGTACGCATGGAAAATATCTAGACTATGGCTCATATCTTAAACTTGTCTCAAGCAGTCTATATTCCAATCAGTTAATTGGTGTAGGTGTGCAGCCAACGACAGGTCACCATTTTCTGTGAATAATTGGAATCTTCAAAGTGTTGTGCGCCATATATGAGAAAATTTCAAGTGATATAGGATGCCATAATTTTGACATCTTTCCTAATACAAGAAACTTCAATACTACGGATGAAGCTTTCCAGACCTATTATATTATTGAAGAGGTGCTACCAGAGAATCTCGAAAAACATTTAAGAAGAAACTGAGGACTTGAAATTAAGGGGATATGATCAGATGGTTATAGAACATTTAGCAAATATCAAATTTATCCTGGAGATTTACCTGGAATAAACTGACCTTGGATTGGAAATCCTTCCTTTCCTCTCCATTCATTTTGACTTACCTGAGGGTTTAGCTACTAACTCTTTTGTGCCGTATGATAC
This sequence is a window from Spinacia oleracea cultivar Varoflay chromosome 1, BTI_SOV_V1, whole genome shotgun sequence. Protein-coding genes within it:
- the LOC110786870 gene encoding uncharacterized protein — its product is MPLKAASMASSPLCACRNHFLSPSQHQQLNFSTVAQLPRLSPSTLQVKDRLNSSSKRRRFFFAAEAVDSSSPSKISISSAAAADKSIVPDDQISLSKISFGVVGLGSGVTLLAYGFGAYFNILPGSEWSAIMLTYGFPVAVIGMALKYAELKPVPCLTYADAEMVREKCATPVLKQVKADVTRFRYGDEQHLDEALPRIFQYNQGGGIPRRSAPVLKMLREEVTEDDKYCLVLVFEAKSLQLSDFEKRQAKFASFFGPGISAEVGKGENDLFEVRLISNTQA